In Malus sylvestris chromosome 15, drMalSylv7.2, whole genome shotgun sequence, a single genomic region encodes these proteins:
- the LOC126601382 gene encoding indole-3-pyruvate monooxygenase YUCCA6-like, with translation MSMDYYNTRELQGKQSHDPYFIDKMSNKSSSSSSSSSSASSPSPSPSSRLVVCGPVIVGAGPSGLATAACLKLKGVPSVILERSNCIASLWQLKTYDRLRLHLPKQFCELPFMPFPNDFPTYPTKQQFIQYLEDYATKYDIRPWFNETVASAQFDPTLGFWRVRTTGVKGGDETEYVCRWLIAATGENAEAVVPKLEGMTEFKGPIRHTSLYKSGEDFREKKVLVVGCGNSGMEVCLDLCNHNARPSLVVRDTVHVLPREMLGKSTFGLSMWLLKWLPMRLVDRFLLVASRLLLGNTSRLGLYRPKLGPLELKTLSGKTPVLDVGTLAKIKSGDIEICPAIKRLKPHAIEFIDGRTEKFDAIVLATGYRSNVPIWLKENDMFSKEDGLPRTPFPNGWKGECGLYAVGFTKRGLLGASMDAKRIAEDIERCWKAEAKHCTPFKASLFPLSSSSPPSL, from the exons ATGTCCATGGACTACTACAACACAAGAGAATTACAAGGCAAGCAATCCCATGATCCTTATTTCATTGACAAAATGAGCAACAAGTCTTCCTCGTCTTCGTCCTCGTCCTCGTCAGCATCATCGCCATCACCATCACCGTCGTCTAGACTCGTAGTGTGTGGGCCGGTCATCGTAGGTGCAGGGCCATCAGGGCTTGCAACCGCCGCATGTCTCAAGTTAAAAGGTGTACCGAGTGTGATCCTGGAGAGATCCAATTGCATAGCCTCCTTATGGCAGCTCAAGACCTACGACCGCCTTCGCCTTCACTTGCCGAAGCAATTTTGTGAGCTACCCTTCATGCCTTTCCCCAATGATTTCCCAACTTACCCTACAAAGCAACAATTCATTCAATACCTTGAAGATTATGCTACCAAGTATGACATTAGGCCATGGTTCAATGAGACCGTGGCCAGTGCCCAGTTTGATCCCACGCTCGGGTTTTGGCGTGTGCGGACAACGGGAGTGAAAGGTGGTGATGAGACGGAGTATGTGTGCCGGTGGTTGATTGCCGCCACCGGTGAGAATGCAGAGGCGGTGGTGCCGAAGCTTGAGGGAATGACTGAGTTTAAAGGGCCCATAAGGCACACAAGTTTGTACAAGAGTGGTGAAGACTTTAGAGAGAAGAAAGTTTTGGTTGTTGGTTGTGGAAATTCAGGCATGGAGGTGTGCTTGGATCTATGTAATCATAATGCTAGGCCTTCTCTTGTGGTCAGAGATACA GTACATGTCTTACCAAGAGAGATGCTTGGAAAATCAACTTTTGGGCTGTCCATGTGGTTGCTCAAGTGGCTGCCCATGCGACTTGTGGATCGGTTCTTGCTGGTTGCGTCTCGGCTGCTTCTCGGCAATACCTCTCGACTCGGATTATACCGACCGAAATTGGGTCCCTTGGAGCTCAAGACCTTGTCTGGAAAGACCCCTGTCTTAGACGTTGGTACACTGGCAAAGATCAAAAGTGGAGACATTGAG ATATGTCCAGCCATCAAGAGGTTAAAACCTCACGCTATAGAATTCATTGATGGACGAACGGAGAAATTTGATGCCATTGTCTTAGCAACAGGTTACAGAAGCAATGTGCCCATTTGGCTAAAG GAGAATGATATGTTTTCAAAGGAAGATGGGTTACCTAGAACGCCATTTCCAAATGGTTGGAAAGGTGAATGTGGGTTATATGCAGTGGGGTTTACCAAACGTGGACTACTTGGTGCCTCAATGGATGCCAAAAGAATTGCTGAAGATATTGAACGGTGTTGGAAAGCTGAGGCAAAGCATTGTACTCCCTTTAAAGCCTCACTTTTCCcactatcatcatcatcaccaccatcattatga